In Setaria italica strain Yugu1 chromosome IX, Setaria_italica_v2.0, whole genome shotgun sequence, the genomic stretch AGGTAAGGAGGGtccgcgacgacgacgcggtAGGCGTGCTTCATCGCCGGCGGGAGCTCCTCCGGCCGGTTGTAGTCGTAGAAGGTGAAGTCGCCGCCGTACTGCCCGAACCGCTCGTCGTACTCCAGCAGCTGCGCCGGCACGCCggggtcggtcttcttcaggtaGGCGTAGAGCGTCGGGCACGCGATGCAGGCCacggcgccggcagcggagCCCGAGACAGAAGGGGAGACGAGGCGGACGACCTCCTCCACCAGCGCCCGCGCGGTGCGCTCGTCGTACCAGAACTGGCTCAGCCGCCAGTCCTCCGCAACCAGCTCCACCCCACCTTCCCTTCCCTCTTCATCCTTCTCCTCTGGCCGCTGCTGCTCCGCTAGGAACTCTCGCAGCGCCTCCATCGCCGCAGCACTCAACTGCGGCacgt encodes the following:
- the LOC101764307 gene encoding EEF1A lysine methyltransferase 1; the encoded protein is MAASGMEDERLSGEVRREEEDDDVPQLSAAAMEALREFLAEQQRPEEKDEEGREGGVELVAEDWRLSQFWYDERTARALVEEVVRLVSPSVSGSAAGAVACIACPTLYAYLKKTDPGVPAQLLEYDERFGQYGGDFTFYDYNRPEELPPAMKHAYRVVVADPPYLSKECLEKVAKTVSFLAQPEGSFLLMLTGEVQKDRALELLNVHPCGFRPQHSNKLGNEFRLFTNYDPADRLGGWDLGAK